The following are from one region of the Rhizobacter sp. AJA081-3 genome:
- a CDS encoding DNA-binding transcriptional regulator — MPNIASVLKSEIARLARKELRTATDGLKKTLAAHRTELVALKRQVRDLEKLLKTVSRGRTPSAKAKTAEKGNAEESGGRVRFSAKGLATNRRRLGLSAADFGLLVGASGQSIYHWEAGKAQPRTTSLSAIVELRGIGKKEAAARLAELKSAR; from the coding sequence ATGCCCAACATTGCCTCCGTATTGAAGTCCGAGATTGCGCGCCTCGCACGCAAGGAATTGCGTACAGCGACCGACGGATTGAAGAAGACGCTTGCTGCCCATCGGACAGAACTCGTGGCGCTCAAGCGCCAAGTTCGCGATCTTGAGAAGTTGCTGAAGACAGTGTCGCGCGGGCGAACCCCCAGCGCGAAGGCGAAGACCGCCGAGAAGGGCAACGCTGAAGAGTCCGGAGGCCGCGTTCGATTCAGCGCAAAGGGCCTGGCCACAAACCGTCGCAGGCTTGGGCTCTCAGCTGCAGATTTCGGACTGCTAGTAGGTGCGTCAGGGCAGTCGATCTATCACTGGGAAGCTGGCAAGGCCCAGCCTCGGACCACGAGCCTGTCCGCAATCGTCGAACTTCGTGGCATCGGCAAGAAGGAAGCGGCAGCGCGACTTGCGGAACTCAAGAGCGCACGCTGA
- a CDS encoding BrnA antitoxin family protein: MAEAIKFLVCGLERGLVKGKARQAGKPQSPESVEPTRAGRPLGLRTKHSKQQVKLRLEPGVPEASRACGDRWQTRRKHILQAALRLAGQLPG; this comes from the coding sequence ATGGCTGAAGCGATCAAGTTTCTGGTTTGCGGCTTGGAACGAGGGCTCGTCAAAGGCAAGGCAAGGCAGGCGGGTAAGCCGCAATCGCCCGAGAGTGTCGAGCCTACGCGCGCCGGTCGGCCCCTTGGCTTGAGGACTAAGCACAGCAAGCAACAGGTGAAACTGCGGCTCGAACCGGGTGTGCCTGAGGCTTCGCGCGCTTGCGGCGACCGCTGGCAGACGCGCAGAAAACACATACTGCAGGCGGCGTTGCGGTTGGCGGGGCAGTTGCCTGGCTGA
- a CDS encoding SOS response-associated peptidase — MCTRYVSPEAAAIERAWHIGRHTPWRGAEVFPQKQGAFIRAARDSSEADRELVVGQFGLVPWFAKTPKLTYSTCNARSEELAQKATFKDPWKYGKRCIVPAESFFEPCWETGKNVWWRFRRADGELWGLAGLWNTWTDKETGEVVESYTMLTLNADHHPLFNRMHRPDPKRPPNMQDKRSVVPVQFEDVDQWLHGTQEEAKALIRLMPAEGFDAGRA, encoded by the coding sequence ATGTGCACCCGCTACGTCTCCCCTGAGGCTGCCGCCATCGAACGTGCCTGGCACATCGGACGCCACACGCCCTGGCGTGGAGCGGAAGTGTTCCCCCAAAAGCAAGGGGCCTTCATTCGGGCTGCGAGAGATTCTTCGGAGGCCGATCGGGAACTGGTGGTGGGCCAGTTTGGCCTTGTGCCGTGGTTTGCCAAGACGCCAAAGCTGACGTATTCCACGTGCAATGCACGAAGCGAAGAGCTTGCGCAGAAGGCTACGTTCAAGGATCCGTGGAAGTACGGCAAGCGGTGCATCGTGCCGGCCGAGTCCTTCTTCGAGCCATGCTGGGAGACCGGGAAGAACGTGTGGTGGCGCTTTCGGCGCGCGGACGGAGAACTCTGGGGTCTCGCCGGCCTATGGAACACCTGGACTGACAAGGAAACTGGAGAAGTGGTCGAGAGCTACACGATGCTCACACTCAACGCCGACCATCACCCGCTGTTCAATCGAATGCACCGCCCCGACCCGAAGCGCCCGCCCAACATGCAAGACAAGCGATCAGTCGTTCCCGTCCAGTTCGAAGATGTGGACCAGTGGCTTCATGGGACCCAGGAAGAAGCGAAGGCCTTGATCCGGTTGATGCCCGCAGAGGGTTTTGACGCCGGACGAGCCTAG
- a CDS encoding alpha/beta fold hydrolase has product MSTTYIIPGAVLTEREHLVPLVHGEPQRGSITVFTREVAAPDGRDRPYLVFLQGGPGFEATRPTSPPSGWLARALADFRVLLLDQRGTGRSTPVGPVLPGATPTEQAEYLTHFRADSIVRDLEWIRAELDVKRWSLLGQSFGGFTSLTYLSVAPESLREVLITGGLAPVTNRPVDEVYAATWVRVREANQRYHARYPGDLARLRTILRRLDDEDVRLPSGDRLTARRFRQVGMWLGDSAGFERLHHLLELPFASAAFLWDAQEASAWERNPIYATLHESSYADGGATRWSAQRTAPDDAVSGELLGAEHVFPWMWDDYAGLHAHREAAQLLAHHPWPRLYDDDRLALNEVPVAATVYVDDAYVERSFAEDTARRVRGLRAWITNEYAHNGLRADGERIVGRLLDLVRSRA; this is encoded by the coding sequence ATGAGCACGACCTACATCATTCCCGGTGCGGTTTTGACCGAGCGCGAGCACCTGGTTCCGCTGGTCCATGGCGAACCGCAGCGCGGGAGCATCACTGTATTCACCCGTGAGGTGGCAGCGCCCGACGGCCGCGACCGCCCTTACCTCGTGTTCCTGCAGGGTGGACCAGGCTTCGAGGCCACGCGGCCCACGAGCCCGCCGTCCGGGTGGCTGGCACGAGCGCTCGCCGATTTTCGTGTGCTGCTGCTGGACCAACGAGGCACGGGCCGCTCCACGCCGGTCGGACCTGTCCTGCCTGGTGCAACGCCGACGGAGCAGGCTGAATACCTCACTCACTTTCGCGCGGACTCCATCGTGCGCGACCTCGAATGGATCCGCGCGGAACTGGACGTCAAGCGCTGGAGCCTGCTGGGCCAGAGCTTTGGTGGCTTCACGTCGCTGACTTACCTGTCGGTGGCGCCCGAAAGCCTTCGAGAGGTGCTGATCACTGGGGGCCTGGCGCCGGTGACGAACCGGCCCGTCGACGAGGTCTACGCGGCCACGTGGGTGCGCGTACGCGAAGCCAACCAGCGCTACCACGCACGCTATCCAGGCGACTTGGCGCGTCTGCGCACGATCCTGCGCCGGCTCGACGACGAGGACGTTCGCCTGCCCAGCGGGGACCGTCTCACGGCGCGTCGCTTCCGTCAGGTCGGAATGTGGCTGGGTGACAGCGCCGGATTCGAACGGCTGCATCACTTGCTCGAGCTGCCCTTCGCATCGGCCGCGTTTCTCTGGGACGCGCAGGAGGCTTCGGCCTGGGAGCGCAATCCGATCTACGCGACGCTGCACGAGTCCTCGTATGCCGATGGCGGCGCCACGCGCTGGTCGGCGCAGCGCACGGCCCCTGACGACGCAGTGAGCGGCGAGCTACTCGGCGCCGAGCATGTCTTTCCCTGGATGTGGGATGACTACGCAGGACTGCACGCGCATCGCGAAGCAGCGCAACTGCTCGCACACCACCCCTGGCCGCGCCTGTACGACGACGATCGCCTGGCGCTCAACGAGGTGCCGGTGGCCGCGACGGTGTACGTCGACGACGCATATGTGGAGCGGTCATTCGCCGAGGACACCGCGCGTCGGGTTCGTGGGCTGCGCGCTTGGATCACCAACGAGTACGCCCACAACGGGCTGCGCGCCGATGGCGAGCGCATCGTGGGCCGTCTGCTCGACCTGGTGCGTAGCAGAGCTTGA
- a CDS encoding antitoxin Xre/MbcA/ParS toxin-binding domain-containing protein translates to MLHSGSTVGAKRLPPAAVREPADLKADTYRAAWLILGGAKRFGPQPCSPQEVHNAILKGVPFDSLLHLMRTFPALRASDVGAVLGISARTLQRQENTPQRNMPTQLASATWRFAEVLALAEHILGGAEEAQRWMIRPALGLDVQRPIDMLRTVPGTEVVEEFLMRLEYGVYT, encoded by the coding sequence TTGCTGCACTCAGGTTCCACCGTTGGCGCCAAGCGATTGCCGCCAGCCGCCGTCCGCGAACCGGCCGACCTCAAGGCGGACACGTACCGTGCTGCCTGGCTGATTCTGGGCGGCGCAAAGCGATTCGGCCCCCAGCCCTGCAGTCCTCAAGAAGTCCACAACGCCATCCTAAAGGGCGTCCCCTTTGATTCTTTGCTGCACTTGATGCGCACGTTTCCGGCGCTGAGAGCTTCCGATGTTGGAGCCGTTTTGGGGATCAGCGCACGTACGCTCCAGCGCCAAGAGAACACCCCTCAGCGAAACATGCCGACCCAGTTGGCGAGTGCGACGTGGAGGTTTGCGGAAGTGCTGGCCTTGGCGGAGCACATCCTCGGCGGTGCGGAAGAGGCACAGCGTTGGATGATCCGTCCCGCTTTGGGTCTCGACGTGCAGCGCCCTATCGACATGCTTCGGACCGTTCCGGGCACGGAGGTCGTAGAGGAGTTCCTCATGCGGCTCGAGTACGGCGTCTACACGTAG